The Vitis vinifera cultivar Pinot Noir 40024 chromosome 12, ASM3070453v1 genome has a segment encoding these proteins:
- the LOC100253849 gene encoding uncharacterized protein LOC100253849 isoform X2 gives MDRQAHDYAAAMAFAQQQQQAANVQQQQPFGFHPQHQQFPPSVHGPPFLPPHPSLQQYPFHRHMPPQPQLHPHPPPHPHLLHLQQQQQAPSGFPPHLPSHLVPSPFHGPFESGPPPSNPPSDPELHKRIDKLVEYAAKNGPEFEVMIREKQQDNPAYSFLFGGEGHNYYRYKLWLSTRSSAAAAGASASMLGTPQMHQPPYLPFYDQQQQQHQHPQPFLGHGRPDFDPSSKSFKGLSGPLPSDVAMELSNVLNNLTGTKESIKGAKIWFMQRSPFAPALAEALRDRVFAVDDSERQLHIIYLANDILFDSLQRRINPHELDNEALAFKPVLGSMLARIYHNPQNKEENQSRLQKILQFWASKEVYDHDTIYGLEGEMIGGPPSNSFSGPHKELSAVPVDPSAVSGLPQSAHHNIPHWQPEKPCSMPSLLEQEQPDKQMPSLAAMPPSLATQQFLPNAVPAGPFLGSMPIPSSVQPANQQPALHLPTAAGLGEKLPPYPLFPPGLIPGMVRKMQIGSGVPYSPMSPLDIPTVIPPSNVSPSEILERVSKFFKEIGEVNPSEGPMEPSDSKDEDDEYERDSPVRKGGACIPPPPNLQVDPETGTYADGSVERKPGSSGSARLGLGATANPNEVSQYDDVYTSYRKQRSTNYHSSMSARAGTR, from the exons ATGGATCGACAGGCTCATGATTATGCTGCTGCTATGGCATTTGCTCAGCAGCAGCAACAAGCAGCTAATGTTCAACAGCAGCAACCTTTTGGGTTTCATCCACAACACCAACAGTTCCCTCCATCAGTGCATGGTCCTCCTTTTCTACCCCCACATCCTTCTCTCCAACAGTATCCTTTCCATCGCCACATGCCACCACAACCACAACTCCATCCCCATCCTCCACCTCATCCTCACCTCCTGCATCTCCAGCAGCAACAGCAGGCTCCATCTGGTTTCCCTCCTCATTTACCCTCTCACCTTGTTCCTTCACCTTTTCATGGTCCTTTTGAATCTGGCCCACCCCCATCTAACCCCCCTTCTGATCCTGAACTTCACAAGCGGATAGATAAACTTGTTGAGTATGCGGCCAAGAATGGCCCAGAATTTGAAGTCATGATCCGTGAAAAACAACAAGACAACCCAGCATACAGTTTCCTCTTTGGTGGTGAGGGGCATAATTATTATCGATATAAGCTTTGGTTATCTACACGTTCCTCAG CTGCTGCTGCTGGGGCTTCGGCTTCAATGTTAGGCACGCCTCAAATGCATCAACCTCCATATCTACCATTTTATGAccagcagcagcaacagcatCAACATCCTCAGCCTTTCCTAGGACATGGTCGACCAGATTTTGACCCCTCATCCAAATCTTTCAAAGGTCTGTCTGGACCACTTCCATCTGATGTTGCTATGGAGCTGAGTAATGTTCTGAACAATCTCACTGGTACCAAAGAATCCATTAAAGGTGCCAAGATTTGGTTTATGCAGAGGTCTCCATTTGCACCAGCTTTGGCTGAGGCACTTAGAGATAGGGTCTTTGCTGTGGATGATTCTGagagacaattgcatataatttaccTTGCCAATGACATTCTTTTCGACAG CTTGCAAAGGCGGATCAATCCGCATGAACTTGATAATGAGGCCCTAGCATTTAAACCTGTCTTAGGTTCCATGCTTGCAAGGATTTACCACAACCCTCAAAACAAGGAGGAAAATCAATCAAGATTACAGAAAATTCTACAGTTCTGGGCTTCCAAGGAAGTTTATGATCATGATACAATTTATGGGCTTGAAGGTGAGATGATTGGTGGACCCCCAAGCAATTCTTTCTCAGGCCCTCATAAGGAGTTATCTGCTGTTCCTGTGGATCCCTCAGCTGTTTCAG GACTGCCACAATCAGCACACCATAATATTCCGCATTGGCAGCCTGAAAAGCCATGTTCTATGCCAAGTTTACTAGAGCAAGAACAACCTGATAAACAAATGCCTTCCCTTGCAGCCATGCCACCGTCCTTGGCTACACAGCAATTTCTTCCGAATGCAGTCCCTGCTGGTCCTTTCCTAGGATCAATGCCCATACCATCTTCTGTTCAACCAGCAAACCAACAACCTGCACTGCATTTGCCTACAGCTGCTGGCCTTGGTGAAAAATTGCCCCCATATCCCTTATTCCCACCTGGTCTTATTCCTGGAATGGTAAGAAAGATGCAGATTGGTAGTGGTGTGCCCTACTCCCCCATGAGCCCTTTGGACATCCCAACAGTAATACCTCCATCCAATGTATCACCATCTGAAATTCTTGAGAGAGTATCAAAGTTCTTTAAAGAGATTGGAGAGGTCAATCCTTCTGAAGGACCGATGGAACCATCTGATTCaaaagatgaagatgatgagTATGAAAGAGACTCTCCTGTTCGCAAGGGAGGAGCTTGCATTCCTCCCCCTCCTAACCTGCAGGTGGATCCTGAAACAGGGACATATGCCGATGGAAGTGTGGAGCGGAAACCAGGATCCAGTGGTTCAGCACGGTTGGGACTTGGGGCCACAGCTAATCCAAATGAAGTGAGCCAATACGATGATGTTTATACTTCTTATAGGAAACAGAGAAGCACcaactaccattcatcaatgAGTGCACGAGCGGGTACAAGGTGA
- the LOC100253849 gene encoding uncharacterized protein LOC100253849 isoform X1 produces MDRQAHDYAAAMAFAQQQQQAANVQQQQPFGFHPQHQQFPPSVHGPPFLPPHPSLQQYPFHRHMPPQPQLHPHPPPHPHLLHLQQQQQAPSGFPPHLPSHLVPSPFHGPFESGPPPSNPPSDPELHKRIDKLVEYAAKNGPEFEVMIREKQQDNPAYSFLFGGEGHNYYRYKLWLSTRSSGGPFNSPFPPSSIPMMHSPMNPMMNPSLNAPPAAAAGASASMLGTPQMHQPPYLPFYDQQQQQHQHPQPFLGHGRPDFDPSSKSFKGLSGPLPSDVAMELSNVLNNLTGTKESIKGAKIWFMQRSPFAPALAEALRDRVFAVDDSERQLHIIYLANDILFDSLQRRINPHELDNEALAFKPVLGSMLARIYHNPQNKEENQSRLQKILQFWASKEVYDHDTIYGLEGEMIGGPPSNSFSGPHKELSAVPVDPSAVSGLPQSAHHNIPHWQPEKPCSMPSLLEQEQPDKQMPSLAAMPPSLATQQFLPNAVPAGPFLGSMPIPSSVQPANQQPALHLPTAAGLGEKLPPYPLFPPGLIPGMVRKMQIGSGVPYSPMSPLDIPTVIPPSNVSPSEILERVSKFFKEIGEVNPSEGPMEPSDSKDEDDEYERDSPVRKGGACIPPPPNLQVDPETGTYADGSVERKPGSSGSARLGLGATANPNEVSQYDDVYTSYRKQRSTNYHSSMSARAGTR; encoded by the exons ATGGATCGACAGGCTCATGATTATGCTGCTGCTATGGCATTTGCTCAGCAGCAGCAACAAGCAGCTAATGTTCAACAGCAGCAACCTTTTGGGTTTCATCCACAACACCAACAGTTCCCTCCATCAGTGCATGGTCCTCCTTTTCTACCCCCACATCCTTCTCTCCAACAGTATCCTTTCCATCGCCACATGCCACCACAACCACAACTCCATCCCCATCCTCCACCTCATCCTCACCTCCTGCATCTCCAGCAGCAACAGCAGGCTCCATCTGGTTTCCCTCCTCATTTACCCTCTCACCTTGTTCCTTCACCTTTTCATGGTCCTTTTGAATCTGGCCCACCCCCATCTAACCCCCCTTCTGATCCTGAACTTCACAAGCGGATAGATAAACTTGTTGAGTATGCGGCCAAGAATGGCCCAGAATTTGAAGTCATGATCCGTGAAAAACAACAAGACAACCCAGCATACAGTTTCCTCTTTGGTGGTGAGGGGCATAATTATTATCGATATAAGCTTTGGTTATCTACACGTTCCTCAGGTGGCCCCTTCAACTCTCCTTTCCCTCCCTCTTCTATACCTATGATGCATTCTCCTATGAATCCCATGATGAACCCATCTTTAAATGCTCCTCCAGCTGCTGCTGCTGGGGCTTCGGCTTCAATGTTAGGCACGCCTCAAATGCATCAACCTCCATATCTACCATTTTATGAccagcagcagcaacagcatCAACATCCTCAGCCTTTCCTAGGACATGGTCGACCAGATTTTGACCCCTCATCCAAATCTTTCAAAGGTCTGTCTGGACCACTTCCATCTGATGTTGCTATGGAGCTGAGTAATGTTCTGAACAATCTCACTGGTACCAAAGAATCCATTAAAGGTGCCAAGATTTGGTTTATGCAGAGGTCTCCATTTGCACCAGCTTTGGCTGAGGCACTTAGAGATAGGGTCTTTGCTGTGGATGATTCTGagagacaattgcatataatttaccTTGCCAATGACATTCTTTTCGACAG CTTGCAAAGGCGGATCAATCCGCATGAACTTGATAATGAGGCCCTAGCATTTAAACCTGTCTTAGGTTCCATGCTTGCAAGGATTTACCACAACCCTCAAAACAAGGAGGAAAATCAATCAAGATTACAGAAAATTCTACAGTTCTGGGCTTCCAAGGAAGTTTATGATCATGATACAATTTATGGGCTTGAAGGTGAGATGATTGGTGGACCCCCAAGCAATTCTTTCTCAGGCCCTCATAAGGAGTTATCTGCTGTTCCTGTGGATCCCTCAGCTGTTTCAG GACTGCCACAATCAGCACACCATAATATTCCGCATTGGCAGCCTGAAAAGCCATGTTCTATGCCAAGTTTACTAGAGCAAGAACAACCTGATAAACAAATGCCTTCCCTTGCAGCCATGCCACCGTCCTTGGCTACACAGCAATTTCTTCCGAATGCAGTCCCTGCTGGTCCTTTCCTAGGATCAATGCCCATACCATCTTCTGTTCAACCAGCAAACCAACAACCTGCACTGCATTTGCCTACAGCTGCTGGCCTTGGTGAAAAATTGCCCCCATATCCCTTATTCCCACCTGGTCTTATTCCTGGAATGGTAAGAAAGATGCAGATTGGTAGTGGTGTGCCCTACTCCCCCATGAGCCCTTTGGACATCCCAACAGTAATACCTCCATCCAATGTATCACCATCTGAAATTCTTGAGAGAGTATCAAAGTTCTTTAAAGAGATTGGAGAGGTCAATCCTTCTGAAGGACCGATGGAACCATCTGATTCaaaagatgaagatgatgagTATGAAAGAGACTCTCCTGTTCGCAAGGGAGGAGCTTGCATTCCTCCCCCTCCTAACCTGCAGGTGGATCCTGAAACAGGGACATATGCCGATGGAAGTGTGGAGCGGAAACCAGGATCCAGTGGTTCAGCACGGTTGGGACTTGGGGCCACAGCTAATCCAAATGAAGTGAGCCAATACGATGATGTTTATACTTCTTATAGGAAACAGAGAAGCACcaactaccattcatcaatgAGTGCACGAGCGGGTACAAGGTGA